The genomic segment AGCACGGCATCGTAGCGCGACATGTCACCGATGGCTCTCCTCATGCACGATTTCGACCAGCGCGGCGGCGTGCTGCCACGGGGTCTGTGGGAGGACCCCATGCCCGAGGTTGAAGATGTGTCCCGATCGGTCGCCTGCGCTTGCCAAGATGGTTCGGACCGCCCGTCTGATTTCTGCCGGGTCGGCCAGCAGCACCGCGGGATCGAGGTTACCCTGCACGGCGACGTCCTGGCCCAGACGGTCCCACGCCCGGCCCAGGTCCACGCGCCAGTCCAGTCCGATCACGTCGCCGCCGGCCTCGCACATCAGCTCCAGTAGACCCGCGGTTCCGATGCCGAAGTGGATCACGGGGACCGCTCCCGCGATCCCGTCGATGACCTGCTTGGTAAACGGGAGGACGTGCCGGCGGTAGTCGTCGGGCGCCAAACACCCCACCCAACTGTCGAAAATCTGCACAGCCTGGGCACCGGCGGCGATCTGCCCGTTGAGGTATCCGATCGTCAGCGTCGCAAGCTTGTCCATGAGCCTCCGCCAGGTTGCCGGATCACCGTACATCAGGGTCTTTGTCCTGAGGAACTGCCGGGACGGACTCCCTTCGACCAGATACGACGCGACGGTGAACGGACCGCCCGCGAACCCGATCAGGGGCACGCGTCCG from the bacterium genome contains:
- the hemE gene encoding uroporphyrinogen decarboxylase, giving the protein MGHTLPFLRACRREPVEFTPIWLMRQAGRILPEYRAIRERISLLELCKTPDAAAEVTVLAVDRLKVDAAIIFADILLVTEPLGVGLEYAKGEGPLVHRPVRTAADVERLREVDPHEAVPFVFETVRRARQALHGRVPLIGFAGGPFTVASYLVEGSPSRQFLRTKTLMYGDPATWRRLMDKLATLTIGYLNGQIAAGAQAVQIFDSWVGCLAPDDYRRHVLPFTKQVIDGIAGAVPVIHFGIGTAGLLELMCEAGGDVIGLDWRVDLGRAWDRLGQDVAVQGNLDPAVLLADPAEIRRAVRTILASAGDRSGHIFNLGHGVLPQTPWQHAAALVEIVHEESHR